GAGTGTCCTGACCCCAGCGTGCCCCTGGCCTGCGGGGCTACGGGCTGGGGGCTGTCCTGGGGGgcaaagggagagggagggaggagggagaggggagggagaaggaaaaagaaggaagaagaaaaatgagatggaggaagagagaaatgggagggaagggaagggaagggaagggaagggaagtgcagggaagggaagtgcagggaagggaagtgcagggaagggaagtgcagggaagggaagtgcagggaagggaagggagggaagggaagggaaggggaagggaagggaaaagaagggaagggaaggggaaggtaagggaaggggaaggggaaggggagggggagggagaggggaggggaggggaggggcggggaggggaggggaagggaaggggaggaggggaggggaggggaagggaagggaagggaagggagggaagggaagggaaggaagagggaagggaagggagaagggaagggaagggaagggagggaagggaagggaagggaagggaagggaagggagggaaaggggaagggaagggaaggggaaagggaaggggaaaagggaaggggaaaaggaagggaaagggaaaaaaaaaaggggggggaaaaaaaaagaaaaaaaggaaaagggagaaaagggaggaaaagggaaaagNNNNNNNNNNNNNNNNNNNNNNNNNNNNNNNNNNNNNNNNNNNNNNNNNNNNNNNNNNNNNNNNNNNNNNNNNNNNNNNNNNNNNNNNNNNNNNNNNNaagaaaaagaaaaagaaaaaagaaaagaaaaagaaaaagagaaagaaaaaagaagtagcagggagcagccccgcaggcCAGCACACGCCAGGGCCAGAAGCAGCCCCAACCtcccccgccccgtcccccccGCAGTTTCCCTTTTGCCCAAATCCCAGCTTTCTGCCCCAAGCCTCCCAGAGCCCGCAGTTTCACCCCTGGccgagcagctcctgcccggACCCAGGCCCACGGCAGCGTCCGGCTGCGCCTTCGTGcgtcctcctccaccacctccaggGCCCCGGGAGGCCACGAAGGCCGCGGTGgcctccagcccagggcctCCTCCCGCCGCCATCCCACCGCACCCCCCTTCTCCACCAGCCAGCCCCTTCCCGAgcccctcctggagcagccccGTGGCCACGTCCCCGTCCCCAGTCCCCCCGTCCCCCCATGCCCACGTCCCCACCCCTCGCGGccgtcccccagccccaggggtgTCAGGGCGAGGGGACACccacggggacggggacggggccgAGGCACCACGGCTCCGCGGGAACACGCTGCTTTCATTAGCTTGGCTTGGCTCGGTCCCGGCGCAGCGGCTCCCCGGGTATTTTTAGCCTCGcgtcctcctgctgcagctggacgAGGCCGGGTGAGATTGCGGCCGGCCACCGCTGCGCCAGGGATTGACGGGCCTCGACCCCTGCCCCGAGGGTGCTGGGGAACCGCTGGCGTTTGGGGACCTCCAAACCGGGGGGAACTTCATCTGGGAGAAGCTCTGTCATCAGGGAAGCCTCCGTGGTGAGGAGCCTCCGCTGTGGAGAAGTCTCCGTCATGGGGAAAAAGTCCACGGTTGGGTGAACATCCACTGTGGGGGAAATTGTTGTGGAGAAGCTCCGTCATCAGGGAAACCCTCATGGGGGAAACCTCCATCATGGGGGAACCTCCACGGAGGGGGATCCTCCGTCATGGGGGATCCTCCACAGAGGGGGAACCTCCATCACAAGGTAAGCGTCCATCAAGGGGAAAAACTCCGTCATAGGGTGAGCCTTCATTGCGGGGTTTAGCTTCATTGTGGAGAGCCTCTATCGTCAGGGAAACCTCCATCATGGTGGAAACCTCCAGCAAGGGGAAAAGCGCCATTGTAGGGTGAACCTCTGTTGTGGGGTTTTCCCCCTTCATTGCGGAGAGCCTCCATCATCAGGGAAACCTCCATTTTAGTTAAACCTCTTCTGTGGGGGAAACCTCTGTCATACGGGCACCTCCCGTACGGGGAATCCTCCAACACAGGGGAGGCCTCCCTCATGGGGCGCCTCAACTGCAGGGAAAACTCCACTGCGGGGAACCTCTGCTGCGGGGCAACCTCCGTGGTGGGGAAATCCTCCGTGGTGGAGGAATGGCCACCACCAGAGACCTCCCTCGTGGGGGGAGCCTCCCTCGCAGGGAGCCTCCGCCATGCGGGGAGCCTCTATGGTGGGGAAACCTCCATGGGGGGAGCCTCCGTCCTGGGCACAACCCCCACATGTGTGCGTGTGCTTACACGTGCAtatgtgtgcgtgcatgtgtgtgtgcctgtTCACGTGTGTACAGATGTGTTCAGGCGTGTATGCAAGCTTGCACGCAGACGTGCCTGCAGCATCACGCCATACATGCATGTGCGTGTGCACATCTGAGCATGTGTGGACATAAATGTGTCCGTGTACACTCaggggtgtgtgtgcatggtGTGTGCTCGTGCGTAAGTGTGCACGTACATATGTGCACACGTATGGGCCCTACTGGTCTGTTCACACCCCCCCATGCCAGGCGCCTGCTTGCTGGTGTGCGCCCCCGTCTGCTCTGGTGAGCACACGTCTGCACCCCTGCTCACAAGCACGTCTGTGGCGTGTCCCCTCCTtgcacatgtgtgtgcatgtgctcCCACACACACATCTGTGTGCTCACACACCCCATTCTCCTTTGAATGCACACACCACTCTGCACGCATGCATGCAGGACATGTTCTCCTTCAGGCACACACTCCTCGTGCCCCCTTGCACACACACGTGCTCTTCATTGCACACACACCCTTTAACCCACATGATCCCCTTGTACACACATGTGGTCTTCATTGCACACATGCCCTTTAAGACACATGACCCTGTCGCACACACACAACCCTTTGCACACACGCTCCCCTTTGCACACACTCCATCTTGCACCTCCAAGTGCCTTCCCCTTGTGTGCACACTCCCCCTTGCACACTCACCTGCACACACATGCCCTCTTTTCCACCCACCCGTGCCCCCTTGCACCCCGTCCTTGCGCACGCTCTCCCCCTTGCACGCACCCCCTTGCACACCCCCTCGCACACCCAagcgcctcccccccccccccccgcacaccCGCCCTCCCGCGCCTCTTGAGCAATAACGCTGGGATTAATAAAGCCGCGGAGCCCTCCCCTAATCGACTCCAGCTGCAAAAACATTCCCCGCATTCAGAGGCGGCTCTGTCTCCGGAGCTGCCGCTCGCTGCCCAGGCCAGGCCGAATtcctgccccggcccccgcgCCCTCCTCCCCGCGGGACAGCTGCGCCGGAACAGCCCGTGCAGCCGTGGCCACCCcggggagcaggaggtgggggctccggggggcggcggggagggggacgggggtcctggagcaggagggggcaGCACGGCCCCAGTGGGTgcggggagggaggtggggtgCTGTGCCACCGTCCTGTGTCCAGCTGTCCCGTGTCCGTGCACCCTATGACCTCCCATCCCGTGTACACTCATCCCATGTTCACCCACCCCTGTGCATCCATCCCACGTTCTCCAGATGGGGTTCGGGGTGGAGGTGGGGTGTCGTATCCACCCACCCATGTCCACCCATCCCGTGTCATGTCTGCCCATCCCATGTCCACTCATCTGTGTCCGTCCATGCCATGTCCATCCATCCCACGTCCATCCACCCCACATCCACCTAACCCATGTCCCTGCATCCCATTTCCATCTATCCCATGTCCATCCATCCCTTTTCCATCCATCCCACCTTCTTCAGGAGGGCTGTTGGGATGGAGAAGAGGCACCACGTCTGTTTGTCCCAAGTCCTCAAGGCGAGGCGCAGGGAAAAAGACCGTGCGTCGCACCACCTCATCCCAGGGTCTCCAGGAGGGTGTTGGGGTGGAGGCAGCTCCGTGCCCTCCTGCCCTACACCCTCCAGGAGCCAGGGTCGCGCTCCCACCGGTCCCTCTTTGTTCAGGCAGggcagtgggatggggatggtgtCCCTGTGGGATGGTGTCCCAACCCTCATTAGGGAGGTCCCTAATTACTGGGGGTGCGTGACAGCCACTAGTGTCGCCACCAAAGCACTGGGACACCACCGAGGGCTGACAGGAATGATCGGTGGGGACGTGTGACATGTCACGACAAGCTGTCCCTTGTTGTCACCAGCTGCTGGTCCCCATCACCTCCCTGACCCTTGGCCACCCCTGCACATCACTGCAGGGGACGCGGGACGCAGGgtggggggtttgggggagaTGGACCCCCCTGCCCCAAGGGGACTGTCACCtgtggctgagctgctgggactGGTCGCCATGGGGCAGGGACAAGGGGTGGGGGCTTCCATGGGGCAGGGGACAGAGGAGACATAGGCTGTGAGGACAGGGTTGCTCATGGGGCTGGGCATGGGACAGACCATGGGATGGAGACAGGAGACTTCATGGCCACGAGGTAGAGGAACCCGTGGGCCAGGGGACCTCATGGGTcagggggcagcagcccccaggacaTCCCTGACCTACACTTCTCCAAGTCCGACCAGTTCTTTCCCCAGTTCCTccttgctggggctgggaggatgCTGTGGGGGCCACCTCCATGTCACCAAGGACCAAAAACCTGAGCGAGGCTTTGGGGAGGTCACCAAAGCTCCGGTGTCACCTACACAACGACGTCACCGGTGGGACGAGCGGTGGGTGCTCagcgggtggggggggggggggctttaaTTGACTTCTGCTGCGCTGGGACAGCTGTGAAAACAGAGCGGGGCTCATTAGCGGACATCAAAGCCCCCTCTTGGCCCAGCCTCTTCACTTTGCttggaagagggagaggaggatggTGTCGGCACGGCCGAGCACCCCAAAATCCCGGCGGGGACCCCCAGGCTTGGCCCCCGTGGGCGCTGGCAGGGGTTGCACCCAGTGTCCCATGTCCCAGCTTTGTCaccagctgggggggggggtgtctccCGGCCCTATGGGTGACCTGTCCCCAGGGTGACCGGGACACCTGGGGTAAGCTCGTCCCGCGGTGACCCAGGGTTAGGAGGGCCTGGGGTGACCCATCCCTAGGGTGACCCATCACTGGGGTCCTGGACCCGGGGTGATCTGGAGCTGGGGTGTCCTGGACCTGGGGTGTCCTGGACCTGGGGTGACCCATCCCTAGCGACATCCGTCCTTGGGGTGACCTGTCCCCAAGGCTGGACCTGGGATGATGAACCAGGGGACAGTGAGGGGATACAGGGGGCTTTGCTCACAccctccagctccctccctgctccactCACactccccaaatccccccccccaaaaaaaactcCCCAAAAAAGCTCCCTGAAAGACCCTAGGCTCAGCCCACAGACGGGGCAAGGATACGGCCAAACTCCCCCATTTGGTCCAAACCCCAGTGCCCCCAAGACGTTGGGGGACCCGGAGGGGGGGTGGTGGTGCAGACCCCCCAGGGGCACCCCCGGCGCAGGCTGCGAGCTGCCGGCTGGGTTTTGCTGAGCGGGGGCACGGGAGGCTTTAAGAAAGGCCAGATCCTGCATTCCTGGCCGCAGAGTTTACATTCCCCCCGCTCCGTCCCCTGGCGATTCGCGCACTGCAGTTTCGcctccgaaaaaaaaaaaaatccccaaaagcACAAAGGGATGCGGAGCTGGGTGTGATCCGTCTTGGTCGGAGCAGGGCTCGGATGCCTTCCTCCGAGCAAATAACAAGAACCAGCTGCCGCACCCGGGCTGGatgcggccccggggggggctgggggggtcccgCTCCCATCTTGTTCCCTTTAGGAGCCCTCGCCCCGTGTTTTTCCCCCGCCTCGAGGACGCACGCGCGGGGTGTTAAAAGCCCCGAGCCCACGGGGTGCGGAGGTTTGGGGCGACGGATGCCCGGCCCTGCGGGGTTTTGTCCCCTGACGCAGCCGCGGAAATAAGAACTCGGCCCCGCTTAAATTCCCATTTCCAGAGGGCCctggccagcccagcccagcctgctgctccGAActgcagagggggaaaaaaataaaataataataattcaaaaaaaaaaaaaagacctggaGACGTTTCccccctgctctcccccccAGCTCATCGCTGGAAAATTAAACCGGATCCAAagagtttttcctttccaaaatgtgCACTGGAGATGCGCGAGGCGCTGCCTTAACCCTTTCGGCTCTCACCCGCGGCTGCCccaaatcaatttttttttcttttttttttttctttttaattttggggGCACGCGGGATTTGGGGTGTACAGGATTTGTGGTGTTTGGAGAGCGCCTGGGCTGATGCTTTTCTGAGGAAGGGGCGAGAGAAACTTGGCTCGCAAAGCTTTTCTTGGCAGACCCAGAAGTGTCCCCGAAGGCGCAGGGGGGCGAAGCCGCCTCAAGGCGCTGGGACTGGTCTGGGGGAGACCGCGGGATGCCCCCAAACACCAAACTTTCTCCGTTTGGGAAaggttgggtttgttttttaatgtaaatcCAAGCGCTGTGTGCCCTGCCGCCGCCAGCGATGCTGCGGGACAAGACTCCAAATacctcattttctcctttcagccCAAATCGCACGGAACCGACCTGGGGCCAGCCGCAGTGCCGGGACGTGGACTTTTCCACGTGTTTTCAAGCTCCCCGTGGCACAGCCTAAAACCTAATCCTGCAGAAAATGTGAGCTATTTCCTTCGGGGGAGAGGCGCCCGACCGCACTCCCAGCCCATTGCTGCAAGCGTGCCCTGCAGTGGGGAAATCCTCTGGTTTTtgtgaaatagtttttttttttttttttttcttctgcaaaagtTCTTTGTTTGCAGCTGGAGGGAGATGCTGCTTCACCCGCAGGGCACAAAAATCTACCCGGGGGGGGCCCAGGTCCCTTGCACCCTCCTGCCACCCCTCCCAGCAGTACCCATGGGCGACCCCCAACTGTTGAtttggggaataaaaaaaagccCTTAGGAGTAAGTCAGCGGATTGTTTTACTCGTTGTATTTGCAAAGGACGCGGCTTTAAAAAGGAGTTGGGAAGGAAAGTCTGCTACCGGCGAAGAGGGGGGTGCGTCGAGGGGGGGAACCAGCAAGGGGAGGTGGGggataaaaataactgaaaaaaaaaatccccaaaccttTCCTTGGTAAGTTTCCAAacagcaagtgaaaaaaataaacgagatttttttttttttgcccccacTCCATTTTCCACGTATCCGCGACGCCCCCAGCTCGCCCCGCTGGGGAGAGCCGCCACAGATCGGGCTTTTATGGAAGTTCAACGGCAAGCGTGCCGCCCCCCGGCCCAAGACAAACAGCAGATCCGCCGCTGCGGCTCCGCCGCCCGGCTGCTGCCAAGGGCgcagagaagggagggaaggcaggaaaaaaccccaaaccctcgGTAGcaaaaagaagggggagagagggaggacGAGATGcgctcccagcccagcctcttCGCACTCTTGGCAGTTcagttgttgtttgtttttttttcctgttttgtttttcctccttttattcctcttttttgtgtgttttaaatagaaatatataattaaatttacAAATGCTATTTACAggtttaattacaaaaaaaaaaaaatcaaagagagATGAGAGACACCCCTTAGACGTtaataaatctaaaaataaaaatccccccAATAAACGGAAGCCCCGGGCGAGCGGCGGGCCGTGGTCACACCGTCGTCTCGCCCTGCTTGCTGTTGGTGAGCCGCGTGTAGAACTTCCTCCACGAGTGCAGGGTTTTGCCCGACCATATCCAAAAGCCCGAGGTGATGCCCACGATGAGAGTCATATGAGGTACTTGATCATGTAGACGGTGAAGTCCGGGCTCATGCGGGCGTGAAGTGGACACGCGGGCAGGGGATGGGCAGGCTCTGCAGTTCTGGCTGATTCCAGCTGCGCTCCCCGTGCCTCGCGGAAGCGCCTGCTCGTAGAAGTAGCAGGCAATGACGATGGTGGCCGGCACGGTGTAGAGGACGCTGAAGACGCCGATGCGCACCATCAGCCGCTCAAAGCTTCTGCGGTTTTGGTGCCGCCGTGCTTCATGATGGTGCGGATGCGGAGAGGGAGACGAAGCCAGCCAGCGAGGAAGGAGGTGCGATGAAGAGGTAGACGAAGAGCGGTGGCCAGCACAAAGCCCCGCAGCGGGTCGATGTTGTTGAGCCCCACGAAGCAGACGCCACTCAGCAGGTCCCCGTCGATCTGCCCCATGCAGGATGTGATGGTCTTGACGGCTGGCACGGCCCAGGCGGCCAGGTGGAAGTACTGCGAGTTGGCCTCGATGGCCTCGTGGCCCCACTTCATGCCGGCGGCCAGGAACCAGGTGAGGGAGAGAGGATGACCCACCAGATGGAGCTGGCCATGCTGAAGAAGTAGAGCATCATGAAGAGGATGGTGCAGCCCTCCTTCTTGGTGCCCTGCACCACCGTGCGGTAGCCGTCCTCCTGGAAGCGCTCGTTGCAGACCACACGCTCATCCAGCACGAAGCGGCGATGTAGGCCACCGACACCATGGTGTAGCAGCCCGAGAGGAAGATGATGGGCCGCTCGGCGGTAGCGGAAGCGCTGCATGTCCACCAAGTAGGTGGTGACGGTGAAGAAGGTGGAGGCGCAGCACAGCACGGACCAGATGAGGATCCAGATGCGGGCGAAGCGGATCTCGTCCTCGTGAAGAACATGTGGCCGTCGGGGCGGGCGGGCTCGCAGGGCGCCGCGCAGTCCTTCTCGCCCAGGAACTTGTAGTTGAGGTAGCCTGGGCACCTTCAGCGCCCGCGGGCAGTGGAAGGGGTGGTCGAGGGTGGCGTTAGCGGGGGGCGCCCGGCTGTGCCCTGGCCGGCCGGCGGCGTGGCGCTGGTGAGCAGTGCCGGTGAGCCGCCGTCCTCCGAGTGGTTTCTGCCCCACGCAGATCTGTTCGGCCCCGTGCCGGGGGAAGTTCTCGCAGCGCAGCCGCTCCGGCCACTGGAATCCGAATTTGTTCATCAGGGCCTCGCAGCCCTGGCGGGCACGCTCGCAGATGGAGCGGCAGGGCGGGATGGCCTGCTCCAGCACCGTGCAGACGGGCGCGTACATGGAGCAGCGGAAGAACTTGAGCTCCAGCGAGCACTGCACCTTGACCAGCGGGTAGAACTGGTGCACCTCCAGCCCCGCGTCCTCCTGGTTGGTGTGGCCCAGCAGGTTGGGCATGATGGTCTGGTTGTAGGCGATGTCGGTGCAGAGCGGGATGGAGATGGGCTGGCAGAAGCCGTGGTCGGGGATGGAGATGCCCTTCTCGCCGTGCAGCTGGCCCCGGCCGGGCgcgctcagccccagcagcagcccccagcagggcGGGCAGCGCCGTGCCGGGGGGGACCCCCGCATGGTGCCGGGAaacgggggcgggggggggaaggggggtcCCGGcactggggaggggaaagggtAAAAGGGTAAAGGGGGGGGtccggggcggggagggggaaggggggggagcCCGCACGGTGTGTGCTGGTCCCGGAGGGGCGCTcccgggacgggacgggacgggacggacggggtg
The sequence above is drawn from the Cygnus olor isolate bCygOlo1 chromosome 25, bCygOlo1.pri.v2, whole genome shotgun sequence genome and encodes:
- the FZD2 gene encoding LOW QUALITY PROTEIN: frizzled-2 (The sequence of the model RefSeq protein was modified relative to this genomic sequence to represent the inferred CDS: inserted 5 bases in 5 codons; deleted 12 bases in 8 codons) — protein: MRGSPPARRCPPCWGLLLGLSAPGRGQLHGEKGISIPDHGFCQPISIPLCTDIAYNQTIMPNLLGHTNQEDAGLEVHQFYPLVKVQCSLELKFFRCSMYAPVCTVLEQAIPPCRSICERARQGCEALMNKFGFQWPERLRCENFPRHGAEQICVGQNHSEDGGSPALLTSATPPAXPGHSRAPPANATLDHPFHCPRALKVPGYLNYKFLGEKDCAAPCEPARPDGHMFFXEDEIRFARIWILIWSVLCCASTFFTVTTYLVDMQRFRYAERPIIFLSGCYTMVSVAYIAXFVLDERVVCNERFQEDGYRTVVQGTKKEGCTILFMMLYFFSMASSIWWVILSLTWFLAAGMKWGHEAIEANSQYFHLAAWAVPAVKTITSCMGQIDGDLLSGVCFVGLNNIDPLRGFVLAPLFVYLFIAPPSSLAGFVSLXRIRTIMKHGGTKTRSFERLMVRIGVFSVLYTVPATIVIACYFYEQALARHGERSWNQPELQSLPIPCPRVHFTPXMSPDFTVYMIKYLMTLIVGITSGFWIWSGKTLHSWRKFYTRLTNSKQGETTV